A DNA window from Anastrepha ludens isolate Willacy chromosome 6, idAnaLude1.1, whole genome shotgun sequence contains the following coding sequences:
- the LOC128866376 gene encoding glutathione S-transferase 1, with protein sequence MSKPILYYALFSPPARACMLTAELIGLDLELKLVDFAAKQHLTPDFLQLNPQHQIPVFVDADKEVFIDSHAIIAFMVSKYGNNDDLYPKDLKRRARVDHMLHFENGVLFQVIKDMVRRNIYGGESQFNQITLDLCDSAYSFLEAFLDKSPFFGNSPTLTIADVCINTTLVTLDMLIPVDKSRFPKLHAWMERVKTLLPSYEEVNITGAKLLRDRIKSCMRENIAKTNCNIDYD encoded by the exons ATGTCCAAACCCATATTGTACTATGCATTATTCAGTCCACCAGCGCGGGCTTGTATGCTAACAGCCGAATTAATTGGGCTCGATTTGGAATTGAA ATTGGTGGATTTTGCGGCTAAGCAGCATCTCACGCCGGATTTCCTAcag CTAAATCCTCAACACCAAATACCTGTTTTTGTAGATGCGGATAAAGAGGTTTTTATTGACAG CCATGCGattatagctttcatggtatcAAAATATGGCAATAACGATGATCTATATCCTAAGGATTTGAAGAGACGTGCACGAGTCGACCACATGCTACATTTCGAAAATGGAGTACTGTTCCAAGTCATCAAAGATATGGTG CGACGCAATATTTACGGTGGTGAATCGCAATTTAATCAGATAACACTTGACCTCTGCGACAGTGCATACAGTTTTCTCGAGGCTTTCCTTGATAAAAGTCCATTTTTTGGAAACAGCCCAACGCTTACCATTGCCGATGTGTGCATCAATACCACCCTGGTTACACTCGATATGCTTATACCAGTTGACAAGAGCAG ATTTCCTAAACTCCACGCTTGGATGGAACGTGTGAAAACATTGTTGCCGTCGTATGAAGAGGTGAATATAACAGGTGCCAAATTGCTGCGCGATCGCATAAAATCCTGCATGCGCGAGAACATCGCCAAAACGAATTGTAATATTGATTACGACTGA